A segment of the Pseudomonas serboccidentalis genome:
GACGGAGTGCCAGTCGACATCATTGCTGTCTGATTGACCGCTATCGCGAGCAGGCTCACTCCTACAGGGGGTTTGTGTGCATTCATTCAGGCTTGCGCAGTACGCCGGTCTTCACGGGGGCAGCGCGTAAAGCGTGCGCGGTAGCTACGGGTGAAATACGAAGGTGATTCAAAGCCGCAGGCGATGCTGACTTCAAGCACGCTCATATCCGTCTGGCGCAATAACTGCCGCGCCTTCTCCAGCCTCAAACGCAGATAGAAATTGCTCGGTGTATCGTTCAGATGCAAGCGGAACAAGCGCTCCAGCTGCCGCCGTGTCACCTTGATCGATTCCGCCAGTTGCAGCGTGGTCAGCGGTGGCTCGCTGTGTTGTTCCATCTCACCAATCACCTGGACCAGCTTCTTGTTGCTGATGCCATAGCGCGTGGCGACTTCCATGCGCTGGTGGTCCTTGCGCGGGCGGATCCGCCCCAATACAAACTGCTCGCTGACCTGAATCGCCAGTTGCGGGCCGTGGGCCTGGGCGATCAGATCGAGCATCAAATCGATGGACGCGGTGCCGCCCGCCGAGGTGATGCGCCGGCGGTCGATCTCGAACAGTTCCTGGGTCACGCTGAGCTGTGGATAAGATTCCTTGAACGCATCGATGGCTTCCCAGTGCAGGGTCAGGCGATGACCGTCGAGCAGGCCCGCTTCAGCGAGAACGAAGCTGCCGGTGTCGATGGCGCCGAGGGTCACGCCTTCGTTGTCCAGCCGCCGCAGCCAGTGCTCAAGGGTTGGCGTGACGAACTTCAGTGGTTCGAACCCCGCCACCACCAACAAGGTCGCGCCTTTCTTCAACGGCTCCAGCGCCGCGTCGGCGTTGACCGACATGCCATTGCTCGCCAGCACCGCCCCGCCATCGGCGCTGAGCACATGCCAGCGGTACAACTCGCCACGAAAGCGGTTGGCCACACGCAGCGGTTCGATCGCAGAGATGAAACCGATGGCGGAGAACCCCGGCATCAGCAGAAAGTAGAAATCCTGGGACATGGGCGCACTCGATTCGCGGGTAACGAGAGGGAGGGGAGCGTGGATCGTTGATACGCCGATTGTCGTCAGCGTTCAAGCGCACAGGTCGCTACAGTGCAAGAGCCAGTCGCCGCAGTGCGCTTTCACGGGGGCATTGCTGCGTAACTTGGCATCACCGGCGCATCAGACGCCGGGAACCACAATAAACGACCTGCCGAGGAACCCGACATGAAACGACTGATCAGCAGCTGTGTTCTTGCACTCAGCGGTACCGCTTTCTTGAGCGCCAGCGTCATGGCGGCCGAACCCGCCTCGTGCCAGAACGTACGGATGGGCGTAGTGAACTGGACCGACGTGATCGCCACCAGTGCCATGACCCAGGTCCTGCTCGACGGCCTCGGCTACAACACCAAACAAACCAGCGCCTCCCAGCAAATCATCTTCGCCGGGATCCGCGATCAGCGTCTGGACTTGTTCCTCGGCTACTGGAACCCGCTGATGACCCAGACCATCACCCCGTTCGTCGACGCCAATCAGGTCAAGGTTTTGCCGGCGCCAAGTCTGAAGGACGCCCGCGCTACCCTCGCGGTGCCGACCTATCTGGCGGACAAGGGCCTGAAGACCTTCGCCGACATCGCCAAATTCGAGAAGGAACTGGGCGGCAAGATCTACGGCATCGAACCGGGTTCGGGCGCCAATACGCAGATCAAGGCAATGATCGCCAAGAACCAGTTCGGCCTCGGCAAATTCCAGCTGGTCGAATCCAGCGAAGCCGGCATGCTCGCCGCCGTTGATCGGGCCGTGCGCCGCAAGGAAGCCGTGGTGTTCTTCGGCTGGGCGCCGCACCCGATGAACGTCAACGTAAAAATGACTTACCTCACCGGCAGCGACGACGCCCTCGGCCCGAACGAAGGCATGGCCACGGTGTGGACCGTCACCGCGCCGAAATACGCGGAACAATGCCCGAACGTCGGCCGTCTGCTGAGCAACCTGACGTTCACCGCCGAAGACGAGAGCCGGATGATGCAGCCGCTGCTCGATCACAAGGACGCCTTCGAATCGGCCAGACAGTGGCTCAAGGATCACCCAGAAGACAAGCAGCGCTGGCTCGACGGTGTGACCACCTTCGACGGCAAACCGGCCGCTGAAAACCTGCAACTGACCAGTCAATAACTCACCCCGAATCAACCCTTCGCAGCCCGAAAAAGGGCTGCGAACAGACCCATCACGCCTGAAGGAAACCGCACCATGAACCACGACGTCATCATCACCTGCGCACTCACCGGTGCTGGCGACACGACCGCCAAGAGCCCCCACGTGCCGGTCACCCCGAAACAGATCGCCGCTGCCGCCGTAGAAGCTGCCAAGGCCGGCGCCACCGTTGTGCACTGCCATGTGCGCGACCCGCAGACCGGCAAGTTCAGCCGTGACGTGGCGCTGTACCGCGAAGTGATGGAGCGCATCCGCGAGGCCGACGTCGACATCATCGTCAACCTCACCGCCGGCATGGGCGGCGACCTGGAGATCGGCCCGGGCGAGAAGCCGATGGAGTTCGGCCCGAACACCGATCTGGTTGGCCCGCTGACCCGTCTGGCCCACGTCGAAGAACTGCTGCCGGAAAT
Coding sequences within it:
- a CDS encoding GlxA family transcriptional regulator — encoded protein: MSQDFYFLLMPGFSAIGFISAIEPLRVANRFRGELYRWHVLSADGGAVLASNGMSVNADAALEPLKKGATLLVVAGFEPLKFVTPTLEHWLRRLDNEGVTLGAIDTGSFVLAEAGLLDGHRLTLHWEAIDAFKESYPQLSVTQELFEIDRRRITSAGGTASIDLMLDLIAQAHGPQLAIQVSEQFVLGRIRPRKDHQRMEVATRYGISNKKLVQVIGEMEQHSEPPLTTLQLAESIKVTRRQLERLFRLHLNDTPSNFYLRLRLEKARQLLRQTDMSVLEVSIACGFESPSYFTRSYRARFTRCPREDRRTAQA
- a CDS encoding choline ABC transporter substrate-binding protein is translated as MKRLISSCVLALSGTAFLSASVMAAEPASCQNVRMGVVNWTDVIATSAMTQVLLDGLGYNTKQTSASQQIIFAGIRDQRLDLFLGYWNPLMTQTITPFVDANQVKVLPAPSLKDARATLAVPTYLADKGLKTFADIAKFEKELGGKIYGIEPGSGANTQIKAMIAKNQFGLGKFQLVESSEAGMLAAVDRAVRRKEAVVFFGWAPHPMNVNVKMTYLTGSDDALGPNEGMATVWTVTAPKYAEQCPNVGRLLSNLTFTAEDESRMMQPLLDHKDAFESARQWLKDHPEDKQRWLDGVTTFDGKPAAENLQLTSQ